The window aTAGAGGAGATGCGACGTCGTTTCTGTAATAGATGTACAGTGTGACTACTTTGGATTTTGGCGTGAGCTTAACTTTCTGTTTTCGTTTTAACCATATGctccaattattattattacctatttaaactttttttcacGTCAACATTAATTTTAAGAGTTAGAGTGAGATTATCATaccatttaacaaaaataagacttgttataaataaaagaaaaaattaaaagcgAGTTAATAGTTAACCGTTAACATTCAAGACAACACATTACTACCTATTAAAATATACATGAATTAAGAATGTTTATTGTAATAAAATACTCGAGTGTTCATTGTATGCATATGATAGCGTGGCATTGGGCTGTGACAACTAATATGGTTGTCACATGTCTTCGGATATATCcaataaacatatatgtataatacatttcaattttcaagaCCCTAAACCCAATAAAAGCTCTAACTCATCTTGGATTGTCTGCATCAGTTCAAGTCATTTTTCCTATAAACATCCTAATCAGCATGTCAAATAAGTTTTTCAAACCTCTTTCTCATAAACATTTTTTACTCAAAACAATTAATTGGTTTAAAAGGTCCTCTACTTGtcactttttcttatttaaggTGGCGACGCAAAATTTCATATAATGTGGGGTATTCGTGACATTTCTCATATAATATAGAGACCAAAAACCACCATCCGGTATTTGAAGTCTACGTGTACtagttttgtgtgtttttgaccaagtttgactAACACGTTAGCAAAAGTGGTGTGTTGACCATTGTACTGTAGCctgaatatacatatatgtattattattattatatattatatatattttcaccaTCATATCaatcatcaaaaatatatcTGGAAACAAACTAATCATCACCGTCATAATCTTTCTTTCTGGTGTCCTagccatcatcatcaccatcattatCTGTTGCAAATTAATCATCATCGATTCGCCCGTAAACCTTCCATCTTTATCAGATTCATGGCCCTGTTTACATTACCATAaagttactttcttttttttagggttttacaaaGAAATGTCAACGTCAACGATTCCATTAGTATTCACTAAATCTGAAAagaaacaaagaagaaaagaaaaatgctaCACGAAGCTGCTGCCATAGTCCAAAAAATCCCATTTGCCCCGAACCACCCCTGCACCTTCCACCAATGTCGTCGTTCTTAGGGGTGTTCgcggtttggtttttacccggttaaactgtaaaccgaactgtttaaaaaaccgaaaaaaaccaaaccgtttttgaatttggttttgggtttggtttgtaaccaaaaccaaattaaatatgtggtttttggtttggttatggttatatgataatgaatttggttaaaccggaaaaaccgaataacttatattattataatgtattattaaaaatatttaatgcatgtatttttttgtatggataattatttatgtattttttactttttatgtctATTTGTTATGTTAACTTTTTCCCGAAATTAGAAAAATTCAAATGACAAACAATGAAGAACTCgatggaattttttttaatattgatgaCAAACAAGAGTTTAGCAGTTTGAGTTatgtttacttatttatccaTGTTGTGTTTTAAGTCTAAATTACCACATTGGTGAAAATGGAAATTATGAACCTATTTTGATTGAACACGacttagacaaaaaaaaaggtgaaattgtgtttttcatatttggttttttcggttttaaaccgaaaccgaactgaattctaatttggttttcggtttggttttttaattttgaattaggttttggttcggttttggttttgaaaaataaaaattaaaaaaacgaaaaacccgaaccaaatagaCCGAAAACCAGATGAACACCCCTAACCGTTCTTCaggctgccaccaccaccattgaAGAATCGCTATTCGCCACTGCCGACGGATCTTGATGGTGGCGACTTCTTTCTCAATAAAAGTAACCTAATTTTTCTGTGTACATTGATGTACACATAcataatatgtatatacatataccatatatatacatatatttagttTTGTATCTTGGTAGTTGTCTTTCATTGcatttgatttttagttttttagcttcgaataaaaaaaaaagatgagaaTGAATTGCATTTTGCATTTCAACTAATCATCAagtaatattttattgatttgttGAGATTCCAGATTTTGTGTTTCAACAAGAAAGTGATAAATTAGGGTAGAAATTAGAAATAACCAGGGGTCAAGCTGTAGTAAAATTATGGTGGTTGTGATAGTGTGATCAGAATTTGTTAGATAATGGGCTAGtgcatttttttattgttacGGACCAATTTATGGTTTAGGAAATTAATTAGgcataagaaaattgaaaatatgttaTGATGATTTAAATTGGgacttttttatttcaaaattaggATTTCATCATCTGGTTAAATCAACGAGGGAAAAAACTTGTCAAGGTGGATGCCAAGTGGCAAGCCACATGTAGAAAACCAACCTACATGTGACAATACAACCATCCGGTTAGGAATGGAAATGAGGCGGGTATTGTTAGGGGTCTCAATCCCTATCCTTATACCTGATTTTTACTTGTAATCCTTATCCCCGTCCCCGTCGGGGAATTAAATTACATCCCTATATCCGTTTCTATCGGGTATCGGGAtatctttttttgaataaaCATGAAGTTAACTTAATAGAAGATATATAGGGGAATGTGTAATTGGTAATTTTCTTTCtatgtataaattaatatatatgttaagtaaatgattaataaaatataacatataaaaagtattaaacaaaagctctaaacttaaaattgattatAGAACATAGATAAGAACTTAAAGtgatttaataaatatatagtattttGAAGTTCGAGGATTTACGGTTTTCCATCCCCGCCCTCATCCCCATCAGGGGTTAGATTTATATCCCCATCCCCGTCCCCATCCCCGGTCAAATCGGGGATTCCCCGGTCAAATCGGGTGCGGGTACGGGTATTTTTGTCATCCCTACATCCGGTATTTTTAGACCCTCGAATAGAAAGTGTCCTTCACGATATACCTCacgttatataaaattttacttttgtctttcaaataagaaaaaaagtgacaagtttaaGACATTTTAAACCAATTAGCCCTAACATATTCATCATTCCTACAAATATCCAATCAACatctataaaaatattatatacatacatacagaaATATCCAATTAATatctataaaaatattatatacatacatacggAATCGCTCTCTTTGTCTCCACATCCTTTACAATCTTTCACTACAAACACTCATTGATGTACACCCTTCGTGTCATCACCTATAACAACACTCTCTTTATAAACATTTTCACCTTATCGTAGATTTTTCATAAGTAAGCTTTCAAAACTTGTGATCTCCTATGACTAACCAAAATAACATGTGTAGCATGTAACGAGAGTGTTTATGTCACAtttttttatgtcttaaaaatattattttgaggttacaaataaaaattcaaaaataaccacatatataaataaataaatggtgtTCTTTAAATATCACAAACAAtaaggtcgcgtttgtttcacataatttgatggaatctgatggaattggaattggaattgaattccattccttagtgcgtttggttgttcaaagaagaaAGAATCTCATTTCGtgggaatgtaaacattccattatttgatgaaattttCATTCAATGGGGATGGAGAaagaatttcattccttccgttacttaaattctcaaaaaatcaaaaacaccccattaaatttcattccttcagattctaatttcttcaaaaaatttcattcattccaaaaacattatgtgaaccaaacgcgccctaaacAATTGTACAATTGCTTTTTATATTACACCACTCTTTGATAATGGCATTAAACACCATAATCTTTCACacttaaaatccaaaaaatgaaAACGTGTAAACACTCGCTATCTCATCAGTAAAGTTCACAATTAAATATCATCACcatgtttatattttgataaaagataaaaataaataataaatttggacAAGCCCAACaataacacacacaaaaaaataataataataaaataaaaccaaaaaaaaatgacCAGAAAAAGGAGGTATCTCACTCTATGGCGAATTCACTGAGATCAATCCTTTCTTCTATCGATCCAGATCCTTTTCAATTAAGGTTCTTTATCTCTTAATTCCTTTTTCCCCCTAATTAAAACCCTAATCTTGATTCCTTTTCGAAtttacttaattattaagtttacaattttattataattaagctCTGAAATCAGTAAGTTTTACTGGGTGTGAATTAATTTTGTTAGATTTATAGGTTTTAGTGGTCTAATTcatgtaaaaaattaaaaaattttaattagtaattgaaaaaaaaatgggggaaatttatatatattttttgtaatatgATTTTGggatttgggttttgtttgatTGATACAAATTGAcataaagtttgaatctttgtttgtttggattaaaaatatatttaatgaatttagGGTCTGgtgattaaaaaattaaatttttgatgTATTTGGTAAATACATTTACATGGTGTTTTAAATATGTCTATATAAAACATTGTTGGCATGAACACagattttaagttttattttttaatattgttgGCTTGAACATATTGAATGGATTTGtgaatttttgttaaaatattttatgttgatattgttggatatttttaattatattgaagGGTTTTGTATATTATAAATGGGGGATAATTTGCAACAGAATGGAATGAATCTTGACCTTAATTTAGCCCCCGATGTTCATTTTTCTCGAAATGATCAGCTACATACAATGAGTTTTGAAGATTGGCTACTTGGATCAATGAGAGAAGTCGTTTCCAATCGTGCTGCTTCTAGGCAGCCTCTACTGCCAGTTTCGAGACTTATTCCTTTTCCAGTGAATACTGGAAGCACGGGTCTCCTGTTGGCAGGTGGTAGTACTGGTGATGATGAAACGTCTTCTGGGGTGGTCAGCACGAACGGATATGGTGATAAGAAGGATGTCGAGAAGGATAATGGAGATGAAGGTGGCTTCTTTGATTGTAATATTTGTTTGGATTTAGCTACTGAACCTGTTGTGACTTGTTGTGGTCACTTGTTTTGTTGGCCCTGTCTTTACCGATGGTTGTTTGTTCATTCTGATGCAAAAGAGTGTCCTAATTGTAAAGGAGAAGTAACCATGAAAACTATAACTCCTATATACTGTCGTGGAAACGCCACACTTGTAAGTAAGGTAGTAGATTCAAGCTCAAGTGTTAAGATTCCAAGCAGGCCGCAAGCAAATAGAATTGAAAGTTGGAGACAAGTGTTTCAAAGAAATGCAGTAAATATGCCGGTGTTTGATATGATTCGACGACTTGATAATAGATTTGATCTTACCCGGGATCCAATTTCTGACAATCCACAAGAAAGCCCAACTACCCCGTTGCTAAATAGGATTTTCACTTCCAGAGGGATTAGAAGTGGACGACGAGATACAGAACCTTATGCCTCACCAGATACTGAAGTGGACTTGCCAAATCAAGATGATACTATCCCTAATCTTACATCTGCAGAAAGTTTTGTCGAGTCTTATTTTCGTGACCGCCCTGATGAAAGGAATCAAGAAGAGCTTTCATTGGTTGATAGACATTCGATGTCGAGCATTGCTGGTATGTTGCAGTCTGATAGCCAGACCGCTGAAGCAGAATCAAGGGCCTCTGTTTCTGCGACTTCAAGGAGAAGAAATGAATCCTCAACGTCTAGAATTTCAGATGTAGATAGTGGAAGTTCTCGCTCTAGGAGGAGGAGATTACGTTAGAGAAACTCAATGGAGATTTCAGTAACGCTGAGTTTATGGTACAAAATATCTATGATATACATTAGGTTTCTGCAATTGACTCTTAAAGACTCGGCTGCTCGAGTCTGAGTGATTTTCTTGTTACAAAGTGTCTTTTGTACACAGTTCTTTTTCTGCAAATAGATGCGTTTAAAAGACTTGGGTTCTTGAGACTTGAGAGTGTTATGCAATTAGATGCTCATATTATTCTGCTCCGAGTTAATAgtctttttattattgttgttgtatatatatttttccacATGTTGTAATGTGAGAAAGTTCACTCCAGTTAACAAAAATCCTGAttcacaatttatttattttttaactttttgtgtTATTTGTTAACTAATTCGATTTTAATATCAGAATATGCCAAACACGCATACAATAATGTTACAACTTCAAATAATAGAAAGACATGAAACAGAAACACAATGTCATAACATTTTCAAAATCCACATCCAAATCTTTGTAAATCAAAATTTGGCAAGCCGTCCAGACAACAATGTTACAACTTCAAAATCTGGCCGTATATCTTATAAAAGTTGCCAAAGCTTTTCACTATACAATtgtcaaaaactgaaaaatctgCTTTTTTGGGTGGGTAAACAGAGAAGCTTTGTTGAGCTTATTGCATATAGACAAATAGTAAAGACCCATAGTTAAGCCCGAACCAACTGGGCTTGCCAGTCCATATACCCTGTAATAATTTACTAAAGCATTAAACATTATTGCTGGGCTAAAAGGCCCAAacttaaaaacacaaaactGAACTGAAAGACCAACTATAAAAGGAACTTTAAGAAAGGGTGGTGCTGTACACCACTAAGTTTTAATAATGACATATTGCAACATCTAAATTGTTgagtattttatataaagttaatcAAGATTTTATTAATGTAGGGtacatgtaattaaattactatTAAATtactataaatctataatagTTATAAACAATGTTAAGGTTTTATACATAATACAGATATTAGATAAATGACATCTTTCTTATGACTTAGATCTATTGGTGAGTAGattatatatatgggatgaTAATGAACGGCATGATTATGGTGATTTGCTTTAAGTGGGCTTGATGATTGGTAAAAAGAACCAGCAAGTCTGAGTAGGAAAAGTTGTCTAATATTGAATGAGTCCATTCCAAGCAAAAATCTTCATTTTGATCTTGGTCAACTCTCCCTTTCATCATCACTTTCCATattgttctttttattttctttatttttcaaatattcACATAATATACATGGCACAAATATAAAACTTATGTTGTTTGAATGAATGGTTCATTTATAGATATctcaaattatttttctcctTGTAATTGATATTGatacaacttttttttgaaaggcaaaaGAGTATATTACTTATAAAGACGGCTAGCAAGTCACTAAACAGTCTAAAAGAGTAAAAAAATAGTTACATAATGaaatcaacaaattaaaaaccCCACCTTGTTCGGACCTTGACTGCGAGGGTACTAATCTAATGAAGACCTAGTTTTTGTACAAATCTAAATGATATGGAAATTAAATAGGTTAATCAATGCATCAAGAATGAGTAGGCATGCCATTATTCATTTGAGTCTGTTTCATATTCAAGCACACAATTAATATGCTTTAATCATTTCATGCTTATTGATCAATCCCATCACATATTCACCTCTTAAAATAATTAGCCCATTAGTTTTCCAggaatcatgaatcatcttttAACTACTTTTACAAAATATACTCGATCTGTGAAAGTATTCCGATCCGTTCCTTATTTTTCTGTTAAGCTGTGTTTTCTCATTTTCACTAACACTTACAACTAAATCCAACATTTACATTTCAATATGTAATACTACATATGCTAATAAGCATGAGCAATTAACTTCGATAATAAGCCTAAGACCAACCCAACTCAAACATCTCCAAGGATATCTTTGTTTGTATTGattactaaaatataaaattttacaaGTGAATTTGTATGTTAATGTTACCACACCTAAGtactataatatattatattgttcaTGTAATTGAGTAAATAAGAAATGTATAGATGATATTGTAATCGAGTGAATAAGAAGTCTATGTTTATGTTGCACTTACCATGATATACAAAACAAATGCAAATTAAAGATACAATATATAATGAGAGATAATAtctataccttttttttaataaatatactgTAACTATTATGCTATTAACTTGTATAGCCTgctataaaagttatataatcaAAATTTATGGTGATTTAATGATCTTCCATATGCAATAGCTAGTAAAGTTTGATTTTTATATGCTTTGTTAGCATAACTAATCTAAGTAAAGTGCATATGTCGTATAAAATAGTATTCTCATGGTCGTGTTTGGACTCACGTTAGGAAAAGCGATATGAATTAAAAGACTTGTGCACTCCGCTAAATTAAGGGAGTATATAAAGTATATACGACAGATTAAATTTTAACATTAAACCGTAACATATGTAGTACAATGGAAAATGTAACATTAAATTGCAAAATATATAATGTCATGAATCATGATGAAGAAGGTTAATAATGATGAGTAGAAATATTATTGATTTGTGCAACTTAATTATAGCACCAATATATCTTGAACACACATCATGTCTTGGCATGATGGAAATAGTATCACaatcacaagtatatatatattgagggAACATAGTGATTATATAATGGTAGTCCATCTATCTATGTCAAAAAAACatgattcatttgtttgtggGATACATGTCCCACCCTTGGCCAACATTAAACAGCATCCCAGGTTGAAGAAAGTTAAAGGTAGGATTGGATTCAAGAATGCatcatgatgatgattatgattatggCTAACAAATGAtactaatgatgatgatgattagatATAATCAAATAAGAGAAAGCATGGCGATTTATAATCATTTTGTCTCCTCAAAATAAATCCATTGCTAGGGTTTGCATGAGATGTCTTTTCGAGCAATCTATCATCTTCTAGTAatcataaaacaaataattCTTTAATTCTCTTTCGGGTTTCTTTTCGTTTACCAAACAATTGATTACAAACTTTATATTAGTCTTAAAGCCATCATCTATTCATCCCCCTCCTAATTACATTAAACGACAaagattgttatatataataaagatagcGATACACAAGTATATCACATAGACACATAGATATAACTTTAACATGCTTAGTATAAAAGTCAAATATGGCTTTAATCTAAAGACCGATCCTAAATACAGTAATATGTACTATTGGTCTCAGGTTTGAATTTCTATTCCATCAATTTTGGGATATAGGTAGTCATTCTATGAGGATTTGGAttgggtatactcaggttcaagtgTAATTGGCAGGatttacccttattaatcgACGTGCCTTTGGGCGGATTAGTAAGGGTTTttccccattgggtatttgaaataggcatttttaCTTCGACGGAGCTCTCTAGTGCGGACCCGGATAAAACAACGTATATTAGACCTCTcgttgtcgaatcacgacacgaagtttcaagcgaaattcaccttaaaaaaatACAGTATGTACTATTGAAAAAACATTATAACTCCAAggtcgcgtttgtttcacagaatttgatggaatatgATGGAACTGGAATTCAATTTCATTCCTTaatgcgtttggttgttcaaagaagtaagaatctcattccgtaggaatgtaaacattatATCATTTGATGAAATCTCCATTACTTGGGGATAGAGGAAGGAATTTGATTCCTTCcgtcacttgaattctcaaaaaatcaaaaacattccgtcaataTCCAATTACTTCGAAAGATTTCATTTCTTCTCGAAACAAGTTTCAAAACAATCTTTAATTTCTcactcataagtcataacctCATGGGCCCCGTAATTTGTAAAGCTTATCACAAATTTCATAACATACCAAATTAACAGACAAAATTGTCTTTTTTGATAGAATCTTTATGAATACGAAAGCGTATTTTGtaatctatttttaaattctTCAAATATTTTACTCTTTGTAAATGAACCGTGTAATTACTAAATTGCCCTCACCGATATATGTTTTTAAGAGATTAGGCTTTGACCATAGGTGACTACATAGGGTCAGCTAAGAAGGATCTCAATGCCTTCTCACCATATCTTCATGTACAGACCTCTCCCTCGGTCTTCTCAGATTCTCTTGTCAAATCACTCTGCATTTTCAACTGTCCTTTTTGCTTTCAAATAACATAATTCTCTCATTATTGTATTCTTGCTTTTTTGTTTAAGTAAACAAATTTAACTGTATTTACAGATTTTACATTTCAAAGTTAGAATTTATTCACaaaataatcatataaaaattatcatcatTCCTAAAATGCAAAtatctttttgtcaaaaagaacaTCTTATGAGCATATGCCTAAAGTATGTTACATAATGAATTcaaatttttgttgtatatgaACAACTGTTTTGTAAGTGAAAAAAAGGCCAAAATAAACATGTACTTTACGAGTGAAGAGTTAATATTTGTACTTTAAAATGATAAAACAGGGAAACAAAAAGGACATAAATTGAGAAGGAAAGTGACAATACCATGATCTCAATACATTACTGAATGCACTTccatatttttattatcaataaATATCAATAGTTTTATATCGTAGAAAAAATAGGTTTGCACAAAGTTACCAACTGTAAAAGACATAATATAAAGTTTTGTATATGTCATTTTCCCCAAAAGATTAATTTCACCGATTTAGGAAGGAAACAgactttaattttttattggGGAGCTTTTACATGACTCACTAAGTTACAAAATCttattttcttgataaaaaaaatgtatatattttcatgttttttggCAATCAAAATTTTCTGTCTAATCTACGTGTCAATTACAAACGTGAAACCTACAAAAGTAGATACTTATTTTGAGACTTGATTTTTACGATGTGAACGTcctaaaaaaaacatgatagaGGAACGAATGTTTTTGTAAACCAAACATTACTAGAGCATCAGGTATAGCCTTGTCTCATATAATAAGAGAAGATTTATTCTTGTAACTAGAAATCTAACAACAAGAGGATATTTGTTGAGACCTCCACGTCAAACAACGTCAAAAATAACAATGTAGGTACACTGATGTAATTAATTACAGAATATCATGTTACAGAATATCAAATATTTACTCAGAGACGCGCTAGTATTTCATGAACGAGCTCACCTGACCCCTACTaaacatttaaaagttttgaacCAGTTAGGGTGGAGTGAGTACTCACTCCTTACCCAATCCTACCCAACTCATCCTCCAATCAAAATCCTCTAACGCATAACTACCCAATTTTAACCAATTCTTAcacaaatcactaacaatacatACTCAATTGTTACCCAAATCTATCcaatttctttatctttttcatttttttattacataaatatattactaacttaaaacattttattaaaaactaaattaaacattatataacaatattagttaaaaaaaataaaacatagaaaTAATGAGAAATAATAGTTcagggataaaaaaaaaagaatttttcaaACTAATCATATAAAACTCATAGATATAACAATTGTTCAGGGGCCAttatgaaatatttaaatttatgatatatatataagttgttttcacctcttcttcttcttgtgcatCTCGCCTGCAACTTTCtactatttctatttttttttacttatgaaaGGGTCAACTAGCCGTTGAGGGGGGACCCACACGTTTTAACGTTCCACTTTTGAACCCAATGATCGGCTCAGTAACCGATTCACTACCCGATTGCTACCCGGAAGCTTGCGGCCGTGTACCCGATCGGGTTCGAGGTACCCGATAGTCTACCCGACCCCACTCCCTTCTACCTTAGGGTGGGGAGAGAGCTTGCCCACTCAtccccctcccctccccgatttttcttctcctcccctccccccccccttttgctaggagcacctccccacccttttctatttaatttcatttctatttatttttaaaactaaaa is drawn from Erigeron canadensis isolate Cc75 chromosome 9, C_canadensis_v1, whole genome shotgun sequence and contains these coding sequences:
- the LOC122581409 gene encoding uncharacterized protein LOC122581409 isoform X2; amino-acid sequence: MNLDLNLAPDVHFSRNDQLHTMSFEDWLLGSMREVVSNRAASRQPLLPVSRLIPFPVNTGSTGLLLAGGSTGDDETSSGVVSTNGYGDKKDVEKDNGDEGGFFDCNICLDLATEPVVTCCGHLFCWPCLYRWLFVHSDAKECPNCKGEVTMKTITPIYCRGNATLVSKVVDSSSSVKIPSRPQANRIESWRQVFQRNAVNMPVFDMIRRLDNRFDLTRDPISDNPQESPTTPLLNRIFTSRGIRSGRRDTEPYASPDTEVDLPNQDDTIPNLTSAESFVESYFRDRPDERNQEELSLVDRHSMSSIAGMLQSDSQTAEAESRASVSATSRRRNESSTSRISDVDSGSSRSRRRRLR
- the LOC122581409 gene encoding uncharacterized protein LOC122581409 isoform X1; protein product: MGDNLQQNGMNLDLNLAPDVHFSRNDQLHTMSFEDWLLGSMREVVSNRAASRQPLLPVSRLIPFPVNTGSTGLLLAGGSTGDDETSSGVVSTNGYGDKKDVEKDNGDEGGFFDCNICLDLATEPVVTCCGHLFCWPCLYRWLFVHSDAKECPNCKGEVTMKTITPIYCRGNATLVSKVVDSSSSVKIPSRPQANRIESWRQVFQRNAVNMPVFDMIRRLDNRFDLTRDPISDNPQESPTTPLLNRIFTSRGIRSGRRDTEPYASPDTEVDLPNQDDTIPNLTSAESFVESYFRDRPDERNQEELSLVDRHSMSSIAGMLQSDSQTAEAESRASVSATSRRRNESSTSRISDVDSGSSRSRRRRLR
- the LOC122581409 gene encoding uncharacterized protein LOC122581409 isoform X3; translated protein: MSFEDWLLGSMREVVSNRAASRQPLLPVSRLIPFPVNTGSTGLLLAGGSTGDDETSSGVVSTNGYGDKKDVEKDNGDEGGFFDCNICLDLATEPVVTCCGHLFCWPCLYRWLFVHSDAKECPNCKGEVTMKTITPIYCRGNATLVSKVVDSSSSVKIPSRPQANRIESWRQVFQRNAVNMPVFDMIRRLDNRFDLTRDPISDNPQESPTTPLLNRIFTSRGIRSGRRDTEPYASPDTEVDLPNQDDTIPNLTSAESFVESYFRDRPDERNQEELSLVDRHSMSSIAGMLQSDSQTAEAESRASVSATSRRRNESSTSRISDVDSGSSRSRRRRLR